The genome window gaattacaagttgtttgttgttttaagttgaaatgtgacatcccattgTATGTTgaaagtttttaaaatactctaattttcgcttataatttattgggtagatttggggtgttacaaaaataacttatgacattgttcatactTATAAATAACTaagttttatttttgtattttaattgaaaatacaaataaaataaaataataaaaatgaagaagttattcatatttatttaaatatgtcggtctgataagttttttttttatggtgtgtggcataatttttttttgggtcatgctaacattaaataatataattagaaaaatataaatgtgataaagtcatctttaaaattttaaaaaattaaatacacgTATTGTAAGAAAATATGTCTAATTAAAATATCATTAACATGTACATGTtagcatttttattttttaaaattgaatataCTTATAAAAACACATAAaccttttcaatttaaaaaaataaagggataatagctattttcccccctgccatattagcgaggtttgaaaaacacccccgtaaaaaaaaaaatttagattccCTCCCTAACATATTCAGATTCCTACAAATTGGTCCCTCCCCCCATCCAGTCACCAGaatctgaatttttttaataattttttaagttGTTTTAATTAGTGACATGGAATAGTTGATGAGTTGGCACAGTAATTGAAGGTAGCTGCGGTTAAAATTGTTTCACGAGTTCACAACACTCAAAACCCTAAAACATTATTTGAAGCAAAATCAACCACAAATTTCCTATCTTGTTAACGTTAAACCCAGATGTTCATCACCAAAATCAACCACCTGCAAATCAATTTTTGAAGCAAGGCACAAACGCTCTTCCTCGCATTGAGTTTTGAAAGGTATGTCATGTATAAACGTTGTTTTTTTGTGCGTTAAAAGATTGAGTTGTTCTGAACATTTTTTACTTCTCTTGTGGTCCCAATCCAATTTTGTGGTCCCCTAATGCGAGTTGTTTATATTAAATTTCAGAAATGTCCACCATCAGTGTCGTATTTCACCATGGGGGTCAATTTGTGCGTGAAAAAAGGTTCATCTTCTACAAGGGTGGGGACGAAACTACTGTTCACGAACAAGACCCGGATACTTGGAGCTACTTTGAAGCTTTCAGTTTAGTTAAAGACTGGGGTAATGTTGGTTTTAGACTGTGGAGGAAGATCCCAGGTGTTGATGATAGTTACTTCCATGTCACCGATGACAAAGAAGCTATGGAAATTGCCACACATTGTATCAATAATAACGTCGATGGTCATATATGGGTTGAACACAATGTTGTGGATACCGTAAGCAAGGTTTCTGTGCCATCTGGTTGTAACCCTATGCAAGAAAATGATGACAGCAGTAGCAGCAGTGATGACAGTGATATTGAAGGAAACTTGTTTGATGATAGTGAAGAAGAGAGGGCAGCAGTAGAAAATGAAGGTTACGAGGAAGAACAAGCAGCCCCTGAAGTTGATGCTGATTATGTTGAAGTGGAATTAGAGAAATCCACAGAAGGTAGAAGGCTTGTGGGGAATGGCAAATCAGTTGCTTACAAGAGAAGTGCTAGCAAGAAAAGCAAGATGACTGAACAATCACCCAAAGTCAAGGTATCTGTTCCATCTAAACTGTTTGGTTGTACCTCAAGCAAGATCCCCACTAATATCCCAAGAGATGATGTTGATTATTGTAGTGAGGAGTTGGACAGTTCTGATCCCGATGAAAGTGGTGATGAAAAGAATCCAAAATATGAAAAGTTTAGAAGTGAGTTGATGAATAAAGACTTCAAATTCAAGTTAGGAATGGAATTTAATTCTTTGGTGGAGTTCAAAGATGCTATTAGGGAATGGTCTGTTCTTAATGGAAGAGAGATAAGgtttgtaaaaaatgaaaactATAGGGTTAGGGTGGAGTGTAAGGGCAAATGTGGTTTTTTGGCTTTGTGTAGTAAAGTTGGTGACAGACACACTTACCAACTAAAAACATGGGTGGGGTCACATAGTTGTGCTAGGGTTTTAAATAACAAATCAGCCAACTCAAAGTGGGTATCAAAGCTAGTGGTGGAAAAAAGGAAGTCCATGGGAAAGGTAAAAGTGTCTGAAATAATGTCTGAAATGAGAATGAAATATGCTGTGGGTATCACTAAAGGCAAAGCATGGAGAGCACAATGCTTGGCTGAAGAAATAGTTGAAGGAGATGCAACTAGGCAATACACTATGTTATGGAGGTATGCAGCAGAGCTTAAAAAACAATGTCCTGGGAATACTATCAAGATTGATGTGGAGAGGCCTCTGCCTACTATTCAACCAAGATTTGATAAGTTTTACTTTTGCTTGGATGGATGCAAGAAGGGATTCATTAATGGCTGTAGGCCGTTCATTGGTGTGGATGGATGCCATCTTAAAACAAAGTATGGAGGTCAACTCTTAGTAGCTGTGGCTAGAGATCCAAATGACCAGTATTATCCATTGGCTTTTGGagttgtagagactgaatcaaaAGAAAGCTGGAGGTGGTTCCTGCAATTACTTATGGAAGATGTTGGTGTAGAGAGGAAATATGTGTTTATATCAGATCAACAAAAGGTTTGCTCTTTTATACAACTTTATTTTCTTACTTGTTGTATATtgttctttccttttcctgactAATCCACTACTTACAGGGACTTGTAGCAGTGTTTGAAGAAATGTTTGAGCAGATTGAGCATAGAATTTGTCTTAGACATCTCTAtgcaaattttaagaaaaagtttGGTGGTGGTGCAGCAATTAGGGATCTCTTAATGGGAGCTGCTAAAGCAACATATTTTCAAGCTTGGGAAAAAAAGATGAATGAGTTGAAGGCCCTTGACAAGAAGGCATGGGAATGGCTTATGGGTGTTCCAACCAGATTGTGGTGTAAgcattctttctctttttatccAAAGTGTGATGTATTGATGAACAATTTAAGTGAGTCATTTAACAGTACAATCTTGCAAGTTAGGGACAAACCTATCCTCACAATGTGTGAGTGGATTAGAAACTACTTGATGAATAGGATTGTTAATAATTTAGAAAAGCTAAGCAAGTGGAATCACAATATTATGCCAATGCCTAGGAAGAGGCTAGACAAGGAAGTCTCAATGAGTGGTCAATGGCTCCCTACTTGGAGTATGGGTGACATCTGGCAGGTGCATCACCCATTCAATGGTAAACAGTTTATAGTTGATCTTGGGAAAAAAACATGTTCATGTTGTTTTTGGGAACTAGTGGGTATACCATGTATGCATGCTGTCTCTGCCATGAGTTATCAAAGTTTGAATCCAGAGTCATATGTAGATGAGTGCTATACTAGAGAGGCATATCAAAAGTGTTATGAACATAATGTGAGCCCCATCAATGGGATGGACATGTGGCCATCAGTAGATGTGGAAGATATGCTGCCACCTATGTTTAAGAAAGGACCTGGTAGGCCAAAGAAGTTAAGGTTTAGGGAACAAGATGAGTCTGGTTCAAGAATGAGAAGGCCTGGTATTTCATATAGATGCACAAAGTGTGATCAGTTTGGGCATAACTCAAGGAAATGCAAAAGcaaggaacaaaaccctaatgcaCTAAAGAGAAAGGTAAACAACTTAATACATTTATTCAATTTAATAGCTTGTTGTTTATAGCTGGTTGCTTATAATACATTGCATGATTTTCAGAGAAAGGCACCAAGAGCCAAAGCTGCACCTGCTGGAAATGAGGAAGATCTCCCTGCTGAAAATGATGAAGCTGCACCTATTGGAAATGAGGAAGCTGCACCTACTGGAAATGAGGAGGCTGCACCTATTGGAAATGAGGAAGCTGCACCTACTGATACTTATGATGATCCTGACATAGATGCTGCAATTGAAGCTATGCTGCAACAAGAAGAATTATCACAAGTCTGCAATCCCACACCCTCTACAGATGTTCAAGCTGCAACAGTCAATCTTGCTCCTGCATCACATGGTCAAACTGAAACAACAACCATAGCAGCTGATCAACCTAAGTCTACTGCATCTGttgcaaaaaaaaagaagaaaaaagcatCTGTTCACAAGCCTAAGAGGAAGAGGGTTAGTGAAAGGATTAAGATTTTGAAGAATTCAAGGCAAATTAGTGGGCCAGGCTCAACTTCAGATACACCATTGGTACTTGATGATGCAGATGAAAAATGGAAGGACATTGCAAGAAGAATGACTCAGTAGTTTATTTGTAACTTTATGGCATTAGGGGAAATCATTGTTTTTGGTGACTGTTTGCAATGAATATGTAATAGATGTTGTAAGGTTTCTAAACctctttttgtaatgaacatgTGGTTCAATTGTTAGGGTTTGCTGTAATGAACAAGTGGTTTCTAAGTctctttttgtaatgaacatgTAATGAACATGTGTTGGTTCTATGCctctttttgtaatgaacatATAATGATCATGTTATTGATCATTGTAATGCAACTGTTATCAGTATTATAGTGGTATGAGCATTCTGTTATGAGCATTTTGTTATCAATATTCTATTTGTTTTGGTCTGCAATAAGAAATTGTATTATGGCATTTAATTGTATCATAGCAGCTGGTGTTATAAGGATTCTGTTATGGCATTTGCAATATTGGATATCACAATAAAGGCATTTATATGGCGGTCTGGTGTTATGGTATCAAAGTATTAGATATCTGTTATTAAGCATTTTGTTATGGCAGATAAATTTGGCACATAAACCTTGGCATGTAAATTTGGCACATAATTGAGCAACAATGATTCACAACAATCTGAAATAACAATTGAATATGGTCTGTTACATATAATTGAGCAACTGATTCACATTAGAAATTTGAGTTACACGACATTCATGAAATCATGTTTCTTACATTCTTCCTAAGCCTTATAACATAAATTCTTACATTCTACCTAAGCCTATACCATAAAACACACAGTAACAAGCAACTATTGATATCACAAATTTCACTACTTTTCTAGTGTTGTCAATAGCAATCTTCAATTCTTCGATCTCCTTCGTGAGCATCTTAATCTGGTGAGCCACAGTCTCGCACGTACAGACCAAACGATCTTCCTTTGAAACGTCCACTCCAAAATACTCATCATCCCATAGAAACAGCTCGCAATCCTCCTCTTTCTGCAAACACATAATACAGTTATGTTCCAAATAGCTGGAAATCAGAATAAGTAGAAGAAATAGAAAATTGGAAAGCTAATGAATCTAACCCCCCAGTGCTTGCACTTCCAGTATTTTCTCCCTGGATTTGCTTTGGATTTGGAAATAAACATTTTCATTGGGAGATCGTGTCCACATTTGGGTCTTGTTCTTCCATTAGAGAGGATGCTTGTGTTTGAGCTTTCTTCCATGAAGACGAAGGTGAGAACGCAACGGCGGGAATACGACAAAGGAAGAACACGACAAAGGAAGAACGAGGGTTTTGCTTGTAGAAAGAAGAAGATGATCGAGCTGCTGCTGCTGTTGAAgaagggagaagaagaagataacctaatttattttagggttttcgGTTTGGGATTGAGTGTTGTGAACTCGTGAAACAATTTTAACCGCATCTACCTTCAATTACTGTGCCAACTCATCAACTATTCCATGTCACTAATTAAAACaacttaaaaaattattaaaaaaattcagattCTGGTGACTGGATGGGGGGAGGGACCAATTTGTAGGAATCTGAATATGTTAGGGAGggaatctaaatttttttttttacgggggtgtttttcaaacctcgctaatatggcaggggggaaaatagctattatcccaaaaataaaaaatgagttgaCCTAGACGTGTGTAGACTAGATCATAAACATATgttaattagtttatttattcTCATCCCTACTAGTTACCgatcaatatatttttttaaattattttttagaaaataactTCAATGGTTTCCTTTGTAATGTATTTAAATATgagtcttgctaaccagtgccctcaggacAATGGTTAAGCATTTCTAAAAAAAGATtctataaaaattttaatattttaatttttaatttttaatgcattaaatgcagattaccgagataaagttactattttaaagttttaaccataaccctaaagacattggttagcattttcttttaaatattgaGAGACagctaaataataaattaatgttaaattatataataaaattttcatgTCACAGAAAATTTTGTTATACatctttaataatattaatatttatataataatatgacTAAGTGTGGTCacgattaaattttatattttctctttcaCTTTCTCCATTCAAAAAACAccttatatatattttcattttattttattctttttacgTAAAAAACTACTACTGGTAGCTATGTTTGTTCTTTTACAATGTCACACGGATCACGATCCGTGCCTTCAGTTAAGTAAACACCACACCCGTTGATTAAGTTTCTCATCCACGGTCACAATAGCACCTCAACAAATTTCAACAAAACCACCCAATTTCAAAAACACATTTCAAACCTCCCGCCTCACCTTTTCCCCATTTTCTCCACCTTATAAATACACCTCACCTTACTTTCATTCTTATCAAATAAAACACTCTCTATTCTCATACCTCTTCTTTATTCGCAAAGCTCAAATCAATTTTTCAATTCTCAATCTCAATGGCTCGTACCAAGCAAACCGCCAGAAAATCCACCGGAGGAAAAGCCCCAAGGAAGCAGCTCGCCACCAAAGCCGCTCGCAAGTCCGCCCCCGCCACCGGCGGAGTGAAGAAGCCCCACCGTTTCAGGCCCGGAACCGTCGCCCTCAGAGAAATCCGCAAGTACCAGAAGAGTACCGAACTCCTCATCAGGAAGCTCCCATTCCAGAGACTTGTTCGTGAAATCGCTCAGGACTTCAAGACTGATCTCCGCTTCCAGAGCAGCGCTGTCTCAGCCCTTCAAGAAGCCGCTGAAGCCTACTTGGTTGGTTTGTTCGAGGACACTAACCTCTGCGCCATTCACGCCAAGAGGGTTACCATTATGCCCAAGGACATTCAGCTCGCTCGTAGGATCAGAGGCGAGAGAGCTTAGGGTTATTTATGTAATTTAGTTCGAATATCGTGTTTAGGGTTTCGTCTTCTATATGTAATCGCATCTTGCTATATTATCTTAAATCAAATGAAATTCCTTGTTTCATCGTAAAACATAgctttgtttattttttcttcattggGTTAATTTGACAATTTTACAACTATATAATatacttaaataaaatattaattataatttttttgaattatatGAACTGGGCTTGTTAGTTGGGGCCCAATTATAATTTGCTTATTTCGGCCCAATTACTTGGCGGGAAAATCATTAAGCTTTTCTAGAAAGTGTTGTTTTGTTGCAATTTTTTCTTGGCTTTGAGAGTTCGCAAAAATGGAGAAATATTTGGTATCGAAAAAGCCTTGTAGAGAACGGGTTAAGCTTCCTCTAAGGTAAATTTGATTTTTAGTTTGTAGTTAATTTATGAATATTGCAATGTTATTGAGATTTTTGTTCATGTTGCAACTGGAGGTTTCGATGGAAGAGCAGTTTAGTTGAATTGAATGGGAAATTTGAGGCGAATTATCGTCATGAAATGATGAACTTGCTTATGCGTTCGTATTCTGAGGTTTGTGTGGGTTTTGTTTTTATGGTAGTTAGGGTTTGATTGATTTACTTTAATTTTGATGATGTTATTGAATTATGTGCAGGTTGGATGTTTTCAGCATTTGTATAGCAGGGAAAATGGGACAATTTGCTACTCTAATGTATGATTTATGATTATTTAGTGTATAGTTTGGTTAAGATGATTTAGTTTAATGTGTCATTTCGGGGCTTGTGATACAGATTAATCGAATTCTCACCGATGCACATACTCAGGCTAATCTTTTATATAGAAGAAGGTAAATATTCTGATTGGCTTTTCCTTTTTTATGTAATATGAAAGAAAGAGGAGTAAATAGCTTGTTTGATAGATTTTAAGTTAAATTTTTGAAGCACTTCTGCGGTGCTTTTGAGATATTGAAGCTGACTTGTGGTTTTCCATGGGTTTGAGATTTCTTATTTTCTATGTAGCTCTGACATTAACATTGTGCAGAACTCTTTAGTAGGATCTTATGTTTTATGTTGCGATTTTATGTTTTACGATCTCGCTACCCCCTCTCGATCTTTCAAAAATAATTGGGTAGGATCTTTCGATCTTAGCGGGAAAATGATGTTTTACCTTGCTTTGTGGAATAATACAAACAATATACCACAGCTTCAGCATCAGTTTTGATGATCACACTGTTAAAATGTTGCTCTTCAGCCCAATTGAGACACCATCTGTTCCCTATCATTTCTGCCATAACAGGAGGGACTGAAATAACTTCAAACTCTGTTGCAGTAAACTTGGATGCACCAGTATGGTCCCTAGCTAGCATTCCTCAACCTGGTTTCCCTTTTACTAAGGAACCTGCAACAACATTTATTTTACTAATGCCACCCCACAATTAGCACGAGATCTCTTATCTATGACAGAAATGGATGGCATTTTTCCTTTTGCCCTGTTGAAATACTCAACATTCGCAAATGACAAATTTGCTACCACTAAATGATCAAAACGAGTGTTTTTAAAGTTCTTAAGAACACATCGGTTCTGTTGCTGCCAAGTCTTCCGCACTGTATTAAAAAACTGCTGGGCCAGAATATCAGATTCAGAATGCAACAGAAGCAGCCAATCTCTCATATCTGTGCACGATGACACATGCATCAAAAAGGGGAGGACAGCTCCTTTTTATTTCCCAAATTTCACCTTGTTGAGAGAATATTTCGGGCAAGTCTCAAAAAGATGTTTTGAGCTTTGTAATACCTTGTTTCTTTAAGTGTGCCAGTCTATCACTCCACTAAAAAATATGTTTGTTTACTAACTCATTTTTAGAACAGGGTAAGTTGTCCTTTCTCAATTGAAGTTAGATTGAAGCATATTGAGTAAACTTGTTTTGCCAACAACATATAGGGTAGTTGTGCTGGCAGAGATAGTATCAGTGATGCAGTAGACATGATATGTTTGTAGTGGTAGTGATGATGGAAGTGGCTTTAGTTGTGGTGGTTTGAAGCGCacattaaaaaatgttaaaaccaagtgtgagaaaataaaaataactacTACTTGTCCCTAATTATAAGACTCAGTTTCTACATTTGTTGTCCTTTAATATATGACTCTCTTCAAACTTTCATATGCATTAATGATTTCTTTTCAGCAatgtattaattttataattgggAAACTCGAATTAGGATTTTGTGTATTATTATATCATTAGTTGTATGGACAACTATGTAAAAGTAACGCACCTTTTTACACGAACTTGTTATTACAATAGCCACACATTTGCAGTTTTAGACTTTTAGCTATAGAGCAACATGTAATCAATAAAACCTAATCGGCTACATGAAGATTGATGTTTAACCAACTTGAAATTGGCATAAGGATATTACTCCATACTTCCTAGTGTATGACAATATTGTATAACAGAAGTGTGTGTAATTGATTTGTTTATTCTTCCTAGGAAAAGAATCAAGGTAGTAGTTAGCAATGACATGAGCTCTTGGGCATCTAATGTTCCATTTATATTGTATTATTTTACCTGTTTCTAGTGAACTCTCTTTAAAAATGTCTCACATTTGTTTGTTAACAGGAACGGTGTAACTTCTGTAGACTTTGACAAGAAGGTAATTCAATTGGTAGATGATAATAGAAGAAGTTTGTTGCGTGTTTGGGTTAACTTATGAGTGTGATGCTAATTTCACATGTTTGAGGCATGTCCATCCTCTGATTATTTTCATTTGCGATACTTTTTTAACAATGCATTATATTTCTTGGATGCATGTCTTTTTTAAGTCATCAAAATGCTTTTGCGCGAGTATCTTTTTTCTCACTGTGGAATACACTAGTTTCACCGTTTTTTTTTCCACTCTATTTTTAAATTTCTCTAGGGAATATACTTGGCGTCTGTCACGAGATCAGGTTGCTTAACGGTTCATGACTTTGAAGCTCTTTATTGCCGGACAAACAAATCAACTTGTAAGTTTGGCTTTAGTAGTTACACTTTGTTTTGTAAACTAACGCTGTGAAAGTCGTTATTAGAGTGGTCCACAGTAGTGTTAATTTCAATCTTTATCTTTTGAGTTTTGACCAAACTATTGACTTAGATTTATTGGGGAGTTAGTCTAGAATTAAGTGTTCCATGAGCAATGTTCCTATTTCATGCAGGCGCTTTCTATTGTGTATTAAGCAGCGAACGATATGTAATTGTAAACTTTAATCAATTGGTTTGTTTGTGTTTCAAAAATGAGAatataattttctttcaaaactGTGAACATATTCCTGATTTGAATTTTTCCTACTTTTTTTACATGCCTACGAGAGAGTAAGAAAAAAGCACCAGGGAGCTCCCATTTTAGTTCTTATTCTTAA of Vicia villosa cultivar HV-30 ecotype Madison, WI unplaced genomic scaffold, Vvil1.0 ctg.001463F_1_1, whole genome shotgun sequence contains these proteins:
- the LOC131635299 gene encoding histone H3.2, whose translation is MARTKQTARKSTGGKAPRKQLATKAARKSAPATGGVKKPHRFRPGTVALREIRKYQKSTELLIRKLPFQRLVREIAQDFKTDLRFQSSAVSALQEAAEAYLVGLFEDTNLCAIHAKRVTIMPKDIQLARRIRGERA
- the LOC131635306 gene encoding uncharacterized protein LOC131635306; the protein is MEIATHCINNNVDGHIWVEHNVVDTVSKVSVPSGCNPMQENDDSSSSSDDSDIEGNLFDDSEEERAAVENEGYEEEQAAPEVDADYVEVELEKSTEGRRLVGNGKSVAYKRSASKKSKMTEQSPKVKVSVPSKLFGCTSSKIPTNIPRDDVDYCSEELDSSDPDESGDEKNPKYEKFRSELMNKDFKFKLGMEFNSLVEFKDAIREWSVLNGREIRFVKNENYRVRVECKGKCGFLALCSKVGDRHTYQLKTWVGSHSCARVLNNKSANSKWVSKLVVEKRKSMGKVKVSEIMSEMRMKYAVGITKGKAWRAQCLAEEIVEGDATRQYTMLWRYAAELKKQCPGNTIKIDVERPLPTIQPRFDKFYFCLDGCKKGFINGCRPFIGVDGCHLKTKYGGQLLVAVARDPNDQYYPLAFGVVETESKESWRWFLQLLMEDVGVERKYVFISDQQKGLVAVFEEMFEQIEHRICLRHLYANFKKKFGGGAAIRDLLMGAAKATYFQAWEKKMNELKALDKKAWEWLMGVPTRLWCKHSFSFYPKCDVLMNNLSESFNSTILQVRDKPILTMCEWIRNYLMNRIVNNLEKLSKWNHNIMPMPRKRLDKEVSMSGQWLPTWSMGDIWQVHHPFNGKQFIVDLGKKTCSCCFWELVGIPCMHAVSAMSYQSLNPESYVDECYTREAYQKCYEHNVSPINGMDMWPSVDVEDMLPPMFKKGPGRPKKLRFREQDESGSRMRRPGISYRCTKCDQFGHNSRKCKSKEQNPNALKRKRKAPRAKAAPAGNEEDLPAENDEAAPIGNEEAAPTGNEEAAPIGNEEAAPTDTYDDPDIDAAIEAMLQQEELSQVCNPTPSTDVQAATVNLAPASHGQTETTTIAADQPKSTASVAKKKKKKASVHKPKRKRVSERIKILKNSRQISGPGSTSDTPLVLDDADEKWKDIARRMTQ